Genomic segment of Deltaproteobacteria bacterium:
CTCCCGGTCTCCCCATTGATAAAATATTCCCATCCCGGGTCCGTATTATAACCATATGATTCCATAAATAAAATATTATTCTCCCCCCCCTTAACCGTCTATAGCCTGACCATTGTCAAAAAAGGAATTTCCTATACTATTGAATTAATTTTGATGCTTCGTGGCGCCCCCCTGGGGGGCATGAGGTTTAAAACTTAAACGATATTCCCGCCAGAAAGGAATAGTAATGGTCCGCCCTGTTCAGCCCGAGATTCGCTCCGAGATCGAGGTTGATTTTTTCGGTCAGGGAATAGATAAGCCCTCCCAGGATAAAGGCGGGGTGCATATCGGAAGACGGATCAGGGTTTCTTTCCGTCCCGATATTAGCAACGGCCTTGAGGGTCTTGGTCAGTTTTATTTCAGAGGCCAGAGAGGCATGCCAGATGTCGACTCTCTCATCCACCCCGTTTTGATGTCTTTTATACCCCAGATTCAGATGAAAAGCCCAGGGTTCTAATTCTTTAGTACCGATGAAAAAGAAGCTGTAATTCACCCTGCCGTTTCCGAGTCCCTTGGAATCATCTCCGGTGGGCAGTAATATTCCCGGTTTTAGGGCCAAACTAAAACCATCTCTTTCATAAAATCGCCACTTTACTTCAAGGGAGGTGTCCGAGATCCCTCTTTCCGTAGCAATAGTTCCGGAGCCCTCCGTTCTGATCTGCAAATAGGGAACACCGAGGACAACGTCCAATTGATCCAATATCCCATAAGACAGGACGTTAGTGATCGAAAAAGTATCTTCTGTTATTCCAGACCCGTCGCTATGGCCGAATTCACTGTTCACTTCAATCTGGAAGTTTCCCTGGCCCTGGGTACCGGTATCATCGGTAATCAGGGGATGGGCGGCCAGGGCCGGGGTTGAGTAAAACAAAACTAAGCCAATTATTATTAACTTTCTTACCATTATTGTCTATTCCTTTAATTATTAAATTTATTGAAACTCATTCTCAACAAAAATGAAAAATTTATTGACAGCCCGGACAATAACCAAAAATCTCAAATAGGACCTTTTCAGGAGTGAACCCATTTTTTTGACAGACCTGTTTTTCGATTTTCCTTAAGGCCGGCTCTTCAAATTCAGTAATTTTCCCGCATTTCAGGCAGATCAAATGATCATGGTGGCCCTCTCCGTCATGGACATGCTCATAATGGAGGTGCTTCTCCCCATGGATCACCTCTTTGATCAACCCGGCCTTGACCAGAAGGGGTAAAGTCCGGTACACCGTGGCCTTGGAGATTTTTTCTCCTTTCCCCCGAAGACGAAAGGTCAGCTCATCGGCCTCAAAGTGGCCCTCGGTAGCAAAGATCTCCTCTAAGATCCGCTCCCGCTCCGGGGTCATTTTTAGACCCTGCTCACCCAAATATCTTCTGAATTGCGATTTCGGCTTGATCATCCTCACCCTTTTATGCTGTTTTCATTGATTAGACTCTGTAATTGAAATTGAGATTCAGTCTCAATAAACCAAAAATGTTTAACTATGTCAAGCATTATATTAAAATCTGTCAAAAAATTATGATCAATTTTCTTTAGAAAAAATTGACACCACATATGAAGTCATATAAAATGACTTTCTATGAAAAATAAATTACTCCTGAAGATACAAACCGGGAGAAGCAACGTCCGGATGGATGAATTGCTGAAGGTAATGGATCTGTTTGGATTTACGTTGAAAAGGACAAAACATGGTTATATTTTTTCCCACGACCAACTGAAGGGCATTATCATGCCCCACGTTCCGATTCCTCATGGACGGGAAAATAAAGTTTTGAGTCATTATGTCGATCTGTGCCTCCTGGCCATCGATGCTTTACGAAAAGGAGAGCAAAAATGAAAAAATTAGCCACCTATAAATCATTTCATTATCGAATGGAAATAGAATATGATCAAAATGACCGTGTATATTTTGTCAGCTTCCCCGACCTTCCTGGCTGCGTGATGCATGCAGAAACACTGGAAGAAGCGGTAAAGGCTGCGCATGAGGTTAAGGACGAATGGCTGACCACGGCTTATGAGAAAGGGTGGAAAATACCGGAACCCTCACGCCATCAGGAAACAACTGGAAGGCTTACTCTGAGAGTGCCCCGGTATATCCACAAAAAGATAATGGAAACCGCAGAAAAAGAAGGGGTCAGTCAAAATCAATTGCTCCTTTCCTTCATATCCGAAAAATTAGCCTATCGATAAGCTCTCGAAAAGCGGGTAAGCTGTTTTTTTTCATTCATAAAAACATAATCATTAGATTTTTTTTTGGCCCCCGTAGGTAAGCTCACGTAAGACCGTTACCGAATCGGCCTTGGTCCAAAGGCCCACATGCCCCTTGATAGGGGTCTGAGCTTCATATTCCAAGACCGGTTCATCATCAGCATATCCTGTCAGGTGTGGACCTTTGATTTCCACCTTGAGCCCATACCAACGATTGGAATCGATCTTTATTTTTACTGAAGCCCGCTGAAAGCGTTTATTGTTAATATATTCAAAGAGAATCACATTGTCTTCCAGGGCGTTGATGCGAAAGACAAGATAATTTCCTGAATTTTTTATTCCAAAGGCGAGTCCTCCGGCCCGATCAATGCTCCCTTTAATGGCCTTGACCTGAACTTGGGCCATTCCATCGGCCATTTCGCTGTTCTTAGCGATAGCCAGGGGGAAATAATAATAGGCTTCGATGTTATCCAGCAACTCCTGGGTGGAAGTTCCCACAACCTTACTGACTGCACCCACCAAACCCGAAAACAAAAACAACCCTGATTTGGAGCCATCCTGAAGAAAGACGGTTTGGCCGTCTTCAGTGCTCTGTTTCCATTCCCCGGTTTGAACAAAAAAGCCCTCTAATCTTTCTTGCTGCGGGCCGGTCAAAAAATCATATTCTTCTTTAAAAAACCGATCGGTCAAACGCTGGATGTCTCCCTGACTATTTAGGGCCATGTCTAAGAGACGGCTGCAGGCCAACAGTCTGCCCACCTGGTCCAGCTTTTCTTCCATGGACCTTCGATTGTATCCGATTAGGGAGGCTTCCAATAAATCTCCCTGGATGGTGATCTCAAAGCCCAATTTTTTTAAGATGTCGGCCAGGAAAATTACCCTCAAGGAGCGTCCCCTATAATTCCCCGCGCCCCCGGCAAATTGCAGGGCAATATAATTTTGGCTACTGTACTCACCACACAAGCAATCCACCGTAGCAAAATGATAACCGAATTTGGCGCTGAAATTCAGGTAGTCCCTGGATAGCAGGGCATAACTATCCCCCCCAGGGGTTTCGCCAAATTCCGAGGTAGCCGCCACGGCCATCAAGGTCATAAATTTTTTCATGTCAAAATTTATCGATCCGGCCCAGGTGATGCCAGGATGGGTGAAGCCTTTCCAGACGGCTTTCATCGGAATGGATTCAATATGGTCGGGATTTATGGAGTCGCAGGTAGACAAACCTTCCTTGAGCCCTCCTCCTAAATCCAGGAGATAAAGAACTAAAGGGATGTTGGTCTTTAAGCGTATCGCGACGGATTTGCTGCCGGCAGTATCCACCAGGCCGAACATTTCTTTTACGGCCTGTTCATGAGTAAAACGGACGAGATCTTGAAAAGTCCGGCATCCTTCCGGAGAAAAGGAGGGGTGGTGAGGATCGGTAAGATTCAGAGGAGAAATTAAATCCAGGATGGTTCTAAGCCGGTGATGGACCGGACTTTCAAAAATCCTATTTTGAGGGAGTTGAAAATTGCCGACCAGTTCCTCGACGATGCCTTTATAGACCGTGGTGGTTTCTCCCTGAAGGGTAACTTGGTCTCCGTGAGCCAGAGTGGAAGTGGCCTTGTCAGTATCGAAGATAGCCGGAATCCCAAACTCCCTGGCCACGGAGGCCAGGTGGCTGGTGATGCTGCCGATATCGGTAATGATCCCTTTAATCTTGCCCATCAGTCTGGCATAATTGGGAGAAGCCGTTTTGGCCACCAGTATGGAACCCTGGGGAATATTTTCAAGGTCCCCTTCTTCCTTTAATAGATAAACCGGCCCGGCGGCAATGCCCGGGGAGGCGACTTGGCCTTTGGAAAGGAGGATTGGGTGATTGGGGAGATCTCGCCGAATTTCGATCTGCTCCGGTTTGCGGTTAGGAAGATTCAAGGGACGTGATTGAAGAATAAATAATCGATCGCCCTGATCCATGGCCCATTCAATATACTGGGGACTGCCAAAATATTTTTCCAACCTTAATCCATAGTGTGCCAATTGGATGACCTTGTCATCTGAAAGGGAAGGCATCCCCTTCTCCTGCTCAGGAACTTCTTCCAACATCGTGCCCCCCTGGGGCGAACTGATCAGTCGATGATCTTTCCTGCTGGTTACCTTTTTTTTGATCTCCATCGTTTCTCGATCCACCAGGAACTGATCCGGGGAGGCGCTGCCATCCACCAGGTGTTCTCCTAAGCCCCAAATGGAACTGATTTTCAGATGGGTGGACTCCGGATCTTCCGGATCACGGGTATAGAGTACCCCGCTTGTTTTGGCATCAATCATCTCTATGCCGGCTACACCCATGGGGGTCAGTTGATCAATAAATCCCTGTTGATATCGATAAAGCAGCGCCCTCGCAGAATATTTACTGGCCAGGACGGTTTTAAAGGCTTCTAAAATATTTTCCCGCCTGACATTCAATACGGTTTGAAATTGACCGGCAAACCCGGCTTCCGTGTCCTCGCCAATGGCACTGCTGCGCATGGAAATCCTCAGGTCTTTTCCGGATCGTTCTTCCAGGGAATCATAAGCTTCTAAAATAGCCTTTTGAATATTTTCCGGTACACTGGCCTGGAGGATCATGGTCATGAGCGTTGTGCCGATTTTTTCCATTCCATTCAACGACTCGGGATCGAACAGGGACAATTCTATCTCAATGGGCTTGGCTAACTTATTTTCTTCAATGAATTTTTCGTATGCTACGGCTGTGACGGCAAAGCCTTCCGGAACGGGTACCTGGAGGTCATTTTTTATGGCGGATAAATTACCTGCTTTCGCTCCGACCAGGCTTCGCTTTTCGGGGGTAAGGGCTTCAAGAGTCAATACCAGTTCTTGGGATGAAAAGGCAATCATAGGGCTTAGCTCCTGAGCCAGTTCCTGCTGAAGTCTTTGATAGACCCCGGATAGAGAAGAAAACTTACTTTCCGACAGGATATCGAAGTCAGCTAACAGGGCCTTGAGTTCAGCGGATAAATCTTGGACCTTTTTCCGAACTTCGACGAGACTGAAAGGACGGCCACTGTAATACATCTGCTCCAGCCCGGCAATGAAACTGAGGCAGGCATGATTGTGTTCAAGAAGGGATTTAAAAAATTGGTACCGGCTGACATGTTTTCCTTCGAGGTTGACCAACAACCGGCAGCTATCCCCTTTGGAAAAAAGTTTCAGGAATCTTCCCATGTTAATGGTTCTCCAATCGTTGAATTAAAATTTAGAAAATGATTGACCAAGGCCTCGACCATATGGGAACGAACGGCATTGTCGGGCATATAAACAAGACTGTCTTCAGACCCTCGCCTTGGCCCTTTGATATCGATTAATTCTTTTTCAGGAATACCGCCGTTACACATTGCCGTCCAGGATTAGAGTAAAAATAAATTCCAAATTAAGCCCATACCCCCGGAGGCCAGGATAACCGGTATCATGCCGATCTTTCCCCATTGCAGGGCCACAAAGGAAACCAATCCTACCCCCGCACCAAACCAGTTAAACCCGTTGGTCTCCGGGAAAAGGATCTGTATGCCGAACCAGACCGCGAGGTTCAAAACAACGCCAACCACAGAAGCGGTTATAGCCGAAAGGGTCGAGGAGATCTTTTTGTTTCCACTGAATTTTTCAATATAAGGCCCTCCCAACAAAATGAAGAGAAAAGAGGGCAGGAAAGTAAAATAGGTGGCTATCAAAGAGCCGACAAGTCCACCCCAAAATGGCGTGAGGTTGCCGGGGTGATTCCACCCGGCCATAAAACCGATAAACTGGACAACCATAATTAAAGGTCCCGGAGTGGTTTCCGCCAGCCCCAGCCCATCCAACATTTGAGGGGCCGTCAGCCAATGGAATTGTTCAACCCCGGCTTGAGCAATATAGGCCAACACCGAATAGGCCCCCCCAAAGGTTAAAAAAGCCGCCTTGGTGAAGAAGACCCCTGCGGTAATAAATACAGGCGTTGACCGTATTAGAAAGAGGGCCAGAAAAGGAAAGGTCCACAAAAAAAGAAAAATCATTATTAAATAAACGTTTCGTTTTTTTGATGGGATTATATGACAGGAGATTGGATCTTCACACACCTGGACATAAGCTTCTTCGTAGGCCTCCCCTTTATCCTTGATGACGATAAACTTACTTGGCAGCCAGACGCTTCCTGCCAACCCGATCACGCCGGCCCCTATGACAATCAGGGGAAAGGGAATTTTTAAAAAGAAAATGGCCATGAAGGCCAAGGCTGATAGGATAGCCATGACTTCATTCTTTAAAGCCTTTTTCCCGATATTGATGACCGCCGTGACGACAATGGCCATGACCGCTGGTTTCAGGCCCATAAAAATACCCGCAATCCAGGGGATATTTCCGAAAGCGGCATAGATAGTGCTTAATCCCAAAAGGATGAAGATGGAAGGCAGGACAAAAAAAATCCCGGCCACAACCCCGCCCGAATTTTTATGAAGCAACCATCCGATGTAAATGGCCAGTTGGTGGGCTTCCGGACCGGGCAGCAGCATGCAGTAATTTAGGGCTGTCAGGAACCGGTTATTGGAGACCCATTTTTTCTTCTCCACCAATTCCTGGTACATTATCGAGATTTGGCCGGTCGGACCTCCGAAGCTGATGAACCCCAATTTTAACCAAAACTTAAAGCCTTCCCAAAAAGAAGGATGGGGGGTCTGGTCTTCCATATTTTTCATTTCTATCAACCGAGTGTAAACTTCTTCCGGCCGAGGTATTTAAGTTAAGCCACTGATTCAGCTTCCACCGGAAATCCAAATTAAAGACTATGTCGATGGAGAGAATAGAAATTTTATTTTTTATTGGTTAGCTCTTATGTTCACCGATATTTTGTCGGGGACCATCATGTCTCGACCCCAAACCGCGAAACCGACCGTGCCGATGATCCCGAAGACGAAGGCCGTGATGAAGTTAACCTCCGGGCTGTTTTGCCATAAAAACGCTCCGCCCAGGGCGGCGACGGATACAAAAACGTCCCGGATCAGGTAGTAGAGCCCGAACATGCCCGCCTGGCAGCTTTTTGGGGAGAGATCCATAATCAGGGATTTGCGGGTAGGCTCGCCGAATTCTTTCAGGCCCCTGAGGACAAAAGCGAGCAGGAGCCATTCGAATGTTCGGCTGTACAGAAGCACCAGGGGGAAGAAGGTGAAAAAGATAAAGGTAATAAGAACAAAAGGCTTCTTGTGACACCTGTCCGCCAGGTAGGCCACCGGGATATAGACCAATACCGCCGTGGCCATTTCAATCGTGGTGAGAAACCCGAATTGAACGGCGGATACCGGCTCGGCGATGGTCTTCATACACCAGATCACCACGAAGGCATAAGGGATCTGTTCGCAAAAGCGGATCAGGATGTCGGTGACCAGGAGTCCCTTCATGGCCGGGTTCATCAACCGCAGCAATTTCAGCGGGTTTTTTTCCGGCCTGAGACCGCAGGCCTCTGCCGGGGATTTTGTTCCGGAGGTATCGTCGGTAAGGAGGCGCTGTTGAAGCACCAGGGCCACCCCCGCCAGCGCCAGCGCCGCCCCAAAGGCCAGACGAACCCCGTTTCGCTCGCCCCAGACGCCGATAAAGACCCCGCCGACCAACGGCCCCAGCGCCATGGGGATGCGACGCACCAGCGAGTGCATGGTCACCCCCATGGTGCGCTTGTTTTGGGGGAGCACCTTGTACATCAGGCTCATGGTGGCCGGTAGCGAGATGGCCGACCAGGAGATAAAGAGCACCGCCCCGACCAGGACCGCCTGCCAGGAAGGGATCACGATCACCAGGCCGAAACCGGTCATAGCCACCAGATTAAAGACCAGCAGCGACCTTTTAGTACCGATACGGTCTGCCAGGTAACCGCCGGGAAAGCTGTACAGGGCCGAAAGCAGGTTGTCCATGGCCTGGAGCAGGCCGATAGTCAGGGCGCCGCCCCCCAGGGCCATCAGGTAGATGGGCAGAAAACGTTCGGCCATTCGCTCCCCCATACCCACCAGCACCACCATGCCAAGCAATCCGACGGTGCTGCGTTGCAGTGCGAGGAAGTCGGTGATCCGGGCGGTGCGGGTGGTTGGGGTGTCCGGGGACGCCATGGATTATCCTTTCGATCCGCTCCCGGCCACATCCAGACGGCACCAGGCATAAAGGGCGTCATAGACTTCGAATTGGCGCTCGAGGTTTTCCTGGTCGTCGGGATAGCGCAGGCCGAAGCCTACGGCGATGGCTTCAAAGCCGGCAGCCAGAGGATCGGCGTTAAGCCGGTTGGTGTCTGCAGCATTAATGACCCTGGCCATCCGCAGCAGGGCCGGATCGGTCAATTCAAACTCCTTGATGATCACATCGAAAGTGCAGAGGGCGTCCCGGTGATGCAATTCGGCCCCCGGTGTATCGAAAGCAACAGCGCCTTCCTTTTCTGCGATTTCCAAAACCCTCTTCTTTGGAACAAAAAGAAATCGGGCATCCGAGTCAATAAACCGGGTGATCAACCAGGGACAAGCCACTCGGTCGACGTGGACATGGGAACGGGTTATCCATTTCATAAGTCGTCTCCTTCAGTCTTATTTCTCAGGCTAAGGAGTTTTTAGGCCGAAATAGGCCAGAGTCTTGTCCATCAATGCCTGGACGTCCTCCACCAAATGGTTGAATTTGCCGTTCAAGTCATCGGCCAGGTGCCGGACGTACTCCTGAGCCCCTTCCTGACCGTACTTGTCCTCAAACATCCGACTGAATTCGAGTACCCGAGTGATATCGTGCCGTTCGTTCTTGTGCTCCGGATCATCAATCCATTCATGGATCTCCCGGTACTCTTTCCCTGTTTTTTCCTGGCTTATTTTTACATGTCGATCAATAGGTGGCATAATTATTTCCCCTTTTTTTATAAAGTTTTTGAGGCATAAAGTATCTCAAACAAGGCTATGCCTTTTTCTAAAATCTCCCCGTCCTCCTTGACGGTTTTTCGGATACCTTTCAATATTTCTTCCACCCCCCTCGCTTCCGGGGCATGATGTTTTTCATCTTTCAAATCAATCTCATGAACGATTTCGGCCAGCTTGCTGAGGGCCTTGTCTTTTAACCCAAAAGCCTTGATCAGAACCTCGAAGGTACAAAAATCTGCTTGGTGGGTAAATTCCCCGTTTTTCGTGTCAAAGTTAACATATTCTTCCTTATGATTTGCTATTTCATCTTCATCATTAAAATTAAAAACCGCCCTTTTATCGATAAATTTCCTAATGAGCCAGGCCGAGGCCATCCTGTCCACATAAGGTCGTTTTCGGGTAACCCAAATCCTTCGCTGGTAATCTTTCCGGTCCTTTAAAGAAATCAGTTTCTCCGGCTTTTTTACCTCCTTTGTCGACAAGGTCTTTATATCGTTATGGATGGCTTTCATTTTTATCTCCAGGGAGGTCCCTTTTTTTGATAAAAAGAAATCCACTTTCCTAATCGCCTCGAATTCTTTGGAGAGATGGCCAAGGTCATCGGTCAATTTTTTATTTTTTTCTAAGCCCCCCCTTTTTTTTAAATTAGCGATCTCTCTTTCCAGTGTTTCAACCCGGTCCTCCACAAGGCGATAATCCTTCTCCCTATAATGATCAAAAAGGGCGATAAGTTCCCTCTCCGGCATGGATTCTATCCGTTCAACCCGGACAAAGGCTCCTTCCCCCCCCCTACCGCTAACT
This window contains:
- a CDS encoding transcriptional repressor, which translates into the protein MIKPKSQFRRYLGEQGLKMTPERERILEEIFATEGHFEADELTFRLRGKGEKISKATVYRTLPLLVKAGLIKEVIHGEKHLHYEHVHDGEGHHDHLICLKCGKITEFEEPALRKIEKQVCQKNGFTPEKVLFEIFGYCPGCQ
- a CDS encoding chromate resistance protein, yielding MKWITRSHVHVDRVACPWLITRFIDSDARFLFVPKKRVLEIAEKEGAVAFDTPGAELHHRDALCTFDVIIKEFELTDPALLRMARVINAADTNRLNADPLAAGFEAIAVGFGLRYPDDQENLERQFEVYDALYAWCRLDVAGSGSKG
- a CDS encoding chromate resistance protein, whose product is MKIWRKLSRIGAIPFKGSVYILPDNEENHEYFQWLVAEVSGRGGEGAFVRVERIESMPERELIALFDHYREKDYRLVEDRVETLEREIANLKKRGGLEKNKKLTDDLGHLSKEFEAIRKVDFFLSKKGTSLEIKMKAIHNDIKTLSTKEVKKPEKLISLKDRKDYQRRIWVTRKRPYVDRMASAWLIRKFIDKRAVFNFNDEDEIANHKEEYVNFDTKNGEFTHQADFCTFEVLIKAFGLKDKALSKLAEIVHEIDLKDEKHHAPEARGVEEILKGIRKTVKEDGEILEKGIALFEILYASKTL
- a CDS encoding pyruvate, phosphate dikinase — its product is MGRFLKLFSKGDSCRLLVNLEGKHVSRYQFFKSLLEHNHACLSFIAGLEQMYYSGRPFSLVEVRKKVQDLSAELKALLADFDILSESKFSSLSGVYQRLQQELAQELSPMIAFSSQELVLTLEALTPEKRSLVGAKAGNLSAIKNDLQVPVPEGFAVTAVAYEKFIEENKLAKPIEIELSLFDPESLNGMEKIGTTLMTMILQASVPENIQKAILEAYDSLEERSGKDLRISMRSSAIGEDTEAGFAGQFQTVLNVRRENILEAFKTVLASKYSARALLYRYQQGFIDQLTPMGVAGIEMIDAKTSGVLYTRDPEDPESTHLKISSIWGLGEHLVDGSASPDQFLVDRETMEIKKKVTSRKDHRLISSPQGGTMLEEVPEQEKGMPSLSDDKVIQLAHYGLRLEKYFGSPQYIEWAMDQGDRLFILQSRPLNLPNRKPEQIEIRRDLPNHPILLSKGQVASPGIAAGPVYLLKEEGDLENIPQGSILVAKTASPNYARLMGKIKGIITDIGSITSHLASVAREFGIPAIFDTDKATSTLAHGDQVTLQGETTTVYKGIVEELVGNFQLPQNRIFESPVHHRLRTILDLISPLNLTDPHHPSFSPEGCRTFQDLVRFTHEQAVKEMFGLVDTAGSKSVAIRLKTNIPLVLYLLDLGGGLKEGLSTCDSINPDHIESIPMKAVWKGFTHPGITWAGSINFDMKKFMTLMAVAATSEFGETPGGDSYALLSRDYLNFSAKFGYHFATVDCLCGEYSSQNYIALQFAGGAGNYRGRSLRVIFLADILKKLGFEITIQGDLLEASLIGYNRRSMEEKLDQVGRLLACSRLLDMALNSQGDIQRLTDRFFKEEYDFLTGPQQERLEGFFVQTGEWKQSTEDGQTVFLQDGSKSGLFLFSGLVGAVSKVVGTSTQELLDNIEAYYYFPLAIAKNSEMADGMAQVQVKAIKGSIDRAGGLAFGIKNSGNYLVFRINALEDNVILFEYINNKRFQRASVKIKIDSNRWYGLKVEIKGPHLTGYADDEPVLEYEAQTPIKGHVGLWTKADSVTVLRELTYGGQKKI
- a CDS encoding transporter, giving the protein MVRKLIIIGLVLFYSTPALAAHPLITDDTGTQGQGNFQIEVNSEFGHSDGSGITEDTFSITNVLSYGILDQLDVVLGVPYLQIRTEGSGTIATERGISDTSLEVKWRFYERDGFSLALKPGILLPTGDDSKGLGNGRVNYSFFFIGTKELEPWAFHLNLGYKRHQNGVDERVDIWHASLASEIKLTKTLKAVANIGTERNPDPSSDMHPAFILGGLIYSLTEKINLDLGANLGLNRADHYYSFLAGISFKF
- the chrA gene encoding chromate efflux transporter; amino-acid sequence: MKNMEDQTPHPSFWEGFKFWLKLGFISFGGPTGQISIMYQELVEKKKWVSNNRFLTALNYCMLLPGPEAHQLAIYIGWLLHKNSGGVVAGIFFVLPSIFILLGLSTIYAAFGNIPWIAGIFMGLKPAVMAIVVTAVINIGKKALKNEVMAILSALAFMAIFFLKIPFPLIVIGAGVIGLAGSVWLPSKFIVIKDKGEAYEEAYVQVCEDPISCHIIPSKKRNVYLIMIFLFLWTFPFLALFLIRSTPVFITAGVFFTKAAFLTFGGAYSVLAYIAQAGVEQFHWLTAPQMLDGLGLAETTPGPLIMVVQFIGFMAGWNHPGNLTPFWGGLVGSLIATYFTFLPSFLFILLGGPYIEKFSGNKKISSTLSAITASVVGVVLNLAVWFGIQILFPETNGFNWFGAGVGLVSFVALQWGKIGMIPVILASGGMGLIWNLFLL
- a CDS encoding MFS transporter is translated as MASPDTPTTRTARITDFLALQRSTVGLLGMVVLVGMGERMAERFLPIYLMALGGGALTIGLLQAMDNLLSALYSFPGGYLADRIGTKRSLLVFNLVAMTGFGLVIVIPSWQAVLVGAVLFISWSAISLPATMSLMYKVLPQNKRTMGVTMHSLVRRIPMALGPLVGGVFIGVWGERNGVRLAFGAALALAGVALVLQQRLLTDDTSGTKSPAEACGLRPEKNPLKLLRLMNPAMKGLLVTDILIRFCEQIPYAFVVIWCMKTIAEPVSAVQFGFLTTIEMATAVLVYIPVAYLADRCHKKPFVLITFIFFTFFPLVLLYSRTFEWLLLAFVLRGLKEFGEPTRKSLIMDLSPKSCQAGMFGLYYLIRDVFVSVAALGGAFLWQNSPEVNFITAFVFGIIGTVGFAVWGRDMMVPDKISVNIRANQ
- a CDS encoding type II toxin-antitoxin system HicB family antitoxin, encoding MKKLATYKSFHYRMEIEYDQNDRVYFVSFPDLPGCVMHAETLEEAVKAAHEVKDEWLTTAYEKGWKIPEPSRHQETTGRLTLRVPRYIHKKIMETAEKEGVSQNQLLLSFISEKLAYR